Genomic window (Candidatus Zixiibacteriota bacterium):
AACGGTCTGCCCGACGTGGTCAGGGATGCCGATTTGAACGACCCCGTGCAAAAGGAGTCGGCGGGCGAGGCGCTGGCATTGCACCAGTGGACGCCATCAAATGGTACGACCGCTCCTGCGAATTCGTCGTACAGTGTGAGCGCGGGCAACCGAATGGCGCTGGGGGATGGCGGACTGACATTGGGATTGATGGGATCGTATGTCGTGAATCATTCCAATTCGACGAAGATGGGCCGGTATGCAGAATACCGGGGCGGTGGCGAGCGGATCGGCTTGGACTACAAAACCGAAGAAACAGTGATCACTGATGTTCAAGGGGGGTTGATGAACGTGACACTGGCAATCAACCCGAGTCATCAAATTGCCGCGAAGGGGTTGTACAACAGCCGCGAGGACAGCGAAGCGCGCATCGGCTTCGGCTGGACCGAACAGACGGACAGCGCGATGGAAACGCGCGTTCGATATATCCAGCGCGAGATCAAATCACTTCAGGTGTCGGGATCGCACGCAGTTGACTGGCTGGCGAAGTCGCGCGTCGACTGGAGGTTGACCGGCTCGCAGGCTCTCCGCGACGAACCGATGTCCCGGTCCAATGCGTACAATGTGTTCCATATTGACGATCAGCAATACATCCAGTTTGACGATGGGGGCCTTTCAGGGGCGAATATCTTTACCAGTCTTGCCGACGATGACGCAAATGTGTCGTTAGATTGGGCTTTACCGATGGGGAAGGGCGGGGGAGAGATCAAACTCGGGGCGTTACATCAGGCGAAGGACCGTAACTTCCAGGCGACACGGTTGATTTATTTCTCCCAAGGCGGGCGCGCGCCGATCAACGGCATGGCCGAAGACATCTTCACCACCGAAACCATCGGTCCCGATCGGGATCAGTACGGACTGCGAAGTGCCACGAAAGCCGGCGACCGTTATGACGTCGACGATCACAATAGCGCTGTTTATACCATGGCCCAGATTCCACTTTTGAAGCGATTTCGATTGATTGCCGGCGCCCGCTTCGAAGACAATGAGATGACCCTGCACACCGATCAGAACACGGGCACCGGTTTCGACGGCATCGTTCGTCTCAAAACCGTCGACTGGTTTCCGATGGCCAGTGTTGTGTGGCGGGCTACTGATCGCATGAATTTCCGCGCGGTCGTCAGCCGCACACTGGCCCGCCCGGAGTACCGTGAGCTCGCCCCATACTTCTTCCAGGACTTTTCCAATGGACGCGCGGTCCGAGGCAATCCCGATCTGACGACATCCTACATCAAGAACTATGATCTGCGTTGGGAAGTCTTCCCGCGCAGCGGAGAGTTGATGGCGGTCAGTTACTTCCGGAAGGATTTTACACGGCCCATCGAGAGCCACGCCGACCCGGCCCATGGCGGTGAATCAACCGCGCCATTGACGTGGAAGAACTCGGCGTCCGCCTCCTCGCGTGGGGTGGAACTCGAAGCGCGCAAATCCCTGGGTTTTGTGTCCGAACTGTTGCAAGGTCTACAAGTCGGCGGGAGCGTCGCGATCATTGACTCAAAGGTCGAGGACTCGCTGATCTCCGTTGAAACCGGCGAGCCGACCAAAGTCTCAACAGAGCGTCCGCTGACTGGTGAGTCTCCCTATGTCATCAACCTGATCATCTCATACACGCAACCCAATTCAGGGACCGATGCCGCGTTGCTGTACAATGCCTTCGGCGATCGCCTTGTCATGGTGGGTGCCTATGCCTCAGATCCACCTTACTATGAACAGACCCGGCACGGACTCGATTTCACGTTCTCGCAACGGGTGTGGCAGTACGTTTCTCTTAAGTTTGGGGCCAAGAATATCCTCGATGAAGACTATGTCGTCACCCAGACTATTGGAGTTACTCAGGGGGCCGGGGCCCGGAGAAGCAATGTAATAGAGCAGTATGAGATCGGCCGCAGTTTCTCGCTCGGGATCACCTGGAGTCTGTAGTCCGCCACGCAGGAACGTCAGTTGTCATCGATCTTTATCACCGGACGGTCTCGGAAACGGGGCCGGCTGGGTGTTTGTTGTCGGGCACCGACTCCATACATTCCGATTGTGGAGCATTCCCAACCGCCTGCCCCGCCGGGGAAGATTTCATCTGGCGTTTTCGAGCGGGTGATACGCCCGCGGTGCGGGCGCATGCGTGGCGAGGTCATCGTTGGGCCCCAATCAGGTGTCGATGTCGGTGTCGTCGACATTGGCCACGATCAGGTCGCCGTTTTGACGACTGACCCGCTCTACATCTTTCCACCCTTCGGCTGGGACCGTGCCGCGTGGTGTGCCATTCACATCATCGCGTCTGACGCGTTCACGTCCGGGATCGCCCCTCAGTACATGTCGATCGATCTGACTCTGCCGCTCGACACCGATGATCGCGCATTGGAAT
Coding sequences:
- a CDS encoding TonB-dependent receptor — its product is AETIRRSGDSHAGEAIQRIVGVTAVDDKRLVVRGMAGRYSTVQLNGSPLPSPEPESREVPLDMFPGGMIQELITSKTFTPDKPASFTGGSVDLVTKDYPSRFTLNLSGTGTYNSATTGEPRLTFDRTLNGLPDVVRDADLNDPVQKESAGEALALHQWTPSNGTTAPANSSYSVSAGNRMALGDGGLTLGLMGSYVVNHSNSTKMGRYAEYRGGGERIGLDYKTEETVITDVQGGLMNVTLAINPSHQIAAKGLYNSREDSEARIGFGWTEQTDSAMETRVRYIQREIKSLQVSGSHAVDWLAKSRVDWRLTGSQALRDEPMSRSNAYNVFHIDDQQYIQFDDGGLSGANIFTSLADDDANVSLDWALPMGKGGGEIKLGALHQAKDRNFQATRLIYFSQGGRAPINGMAEDIFTTETIGPDRDQYGLRSATKAGDRYDVDDHNSAVYTMAQIPLLKRFRLIAGARFEDNEMTLHTDQNTGTGFDGIVRLKTVDWFPMASVVWRATDRMNFRAVVSRTLARPEYRELAPYFFQDFSNGRAVRGNPDLTTSYIKNYDLRWEVFPRSGELMAVSYFRKDFTRPIESHADPAHGGESTAPLTWKNSASASSRGVELEARKSLGFVSELLQGLQVGGSVAIIDSKVEDSLISVETGEPTKVSTERPLTGESPYVINLIISYTQPNSGTDAALLYNAFGDRLVMVGAYASDPPYYEQTRHGLDFTFSQRVWQYVSLKFGAKNILDEDYVVTQTIGVTQGAGARRSNVIEQYEIGRSFSLGITWSL